From one Sphingomonas sp. BT-65 genomic stretch:
- a CDS encoding mandelate racemase/muconate lactonizing enzyme family protein, with protein sequence MKITGYRSLTTTHDWGRPVGDVNGVVASGVTEVPILLLETDGGLTGIGLGQHRDIERVFPAVEGQDPRAVTALYDSMLAHVFKSGHAGATYGAIAAVDMALWDLKAKMADEPLWRTLGALDRFVPGYASGLCYGLDDDAFAALYRGWTERGYSSAKIKGGRDIGRDIARLLAARDILSANTSHPALMLDVNEAWNVKQAVRHLAQIEAQLDLTWIEEPVRRWDAEGHARVSRACRAAVATGENLTGLDQFAPLFDAKGVDVVQTGSVWGITHFLRVAVAAHARNLPVSPVGYNANPVAHAAAGLPNMIGVEVQDWKMPAGLTVDQTIADGGIRLGDTPGLGITIDEAALINRAAPGWNSAGGPHRRPRQAGLRLVPDGPQAAE encoded by the coding sequence ATGAAGATTACCGGATACCGCAGCCTGACGACCACCCATGACTGGGGCCGGCCGGTGGGCGACGTCAACGGTGTCGTCGCGAGCGGCGTGACCGAGGTGCCGATCCTGCTGCTCGAGACCGATGGCGGGCTGACTGGTATCGGGCTTGGCCAGCACCGCGATATTGAACGCGTCTTCCCGGCCGTGGAGGGGCAGGATCCGCGCGCCGTTACCGCGCTCTACGATTCGATGCTCGCGCACGTCTTCAAGAGCGGCCATGCCGGCGCGACCTATGGCGCGATCGCCGCGGTCGACATGGCGCTGTGGGACCTCAAGGCCAAGATGGCCGACGAGCCGCTGTGGCGCACGCTCGGCGCGCTCGACCGCTTCGTGCCCGGCTATGCCTCTGGCCTGTGCTACGGCCTCGATGACGACGCCTTCGCCGCGCTCTATCGCGGCTGGACCGAGCGCGGCTACAGCTCGGCCAAGATCAAGGGCGGGCGCGATATCGGGCGCGACATCGCACGTCTTCTCGCGGCGCGCGACATCCTATCGGCCAACACCTCGCACCCCGCGCTGATGCTCGACGTCAACGAAGCGTGGAACGTCAAGCAGGCGGTGCGCCATCTCGCGCAGATCGAGGCGCAGCTCGACCTCACCTGGATCGAGGAGCCGGTGCGCCGCTGGGACGCCGAGGGCCATGCCCGCGTCTCGCGCGCCTGCCGCGCGGCGGTGGCGACGGGCGAGAACCTGACCGGACTCGACCAGTTCGCGCCGCTGTTCGACGCGAAGGGCGTCGACGTGGTGCAGACCGGCAGCGTGTGGGGCATCACCCATTTCCTGCGCGTCGCGGTCGCCGCGCACGCGCGCAACCTCCCGGTCTCGCCGGTCGGTTACAATGCCAACCCGGTCGCGCATGCCGCGGCCGGCCTGCCCAACATGATCGGGGTCGAGGTACAGGACTGGAAGATGCCCGCCGGGCTCACGGTCGACCAGACGATCGCCGATGGCGGCATCCGGCTCGGCGACACGCCGGGGCTCGGCATCACGATCGACGAGGCGGCGCTGATCAATCGCGCCGCGCCCGGCTGGAACAGCGCCGGCGGCCCGCACCGCCGCCCGCGCCAGGCGGGCCTCAGGCTGGTACCGGACGGACCGCAGGCTGCAGAATAA
- a CDS encoding FadR/GntR family transcriptional regulator translates to MNETTAAHQRVRRRPRLSTAVVEDLVNAIVMGTYPVGTALPPENMLCDMYDVSRTVVREATTALTEKGLVVSQQGRGTIVRDSRAWNMLDPMILSALFQGEDGLRYLDNLSEVRTLLESAMAAKAAANATDESIAELGDQIEKLEGLVTMPSAYVHEDLRFHDIIMRMSGDRLSKAIIDGIQSEALRTHGYSGKLSVEHVRETHAAHRKVYEAIAARDPDRASKAMHDHIAGSWAKRRAQPRG, encoded by the coding sequence ATGAACGAAACCACGGCCGCGCATCAGCGGGTCCGCCGCCGTCCGCGCCTGTCGACGGCGGTGGTCGAGGACTTGGTCAACGCGATCGTCATGGGCACCTATCCGGTCGGCACCGCGCTGCCGCCCGAGAACATGCTGTGCGACATGTACGATGTCAGCCGCACCGTGGTGCGCGAGGCGACGACCGCGCTGACCGAGAAGGGGCTGGTCGTTTCGCAGCAGGGCCGCGGCACGATCGTGCGCGACAGCCGCGCCTGGAACATGCTCGACCCGATGATCCTCTCCGCGCTGTTCCAGGGCGAGGACGGGCTGCGCTACCTCGACAATCTGTCCGAGGTGCGCACGTTGCTCGAATCGGCGATGGCGGCGAAGGCGGCGGCGAACGCGACGGACGAGTCGATCGCCGAGCTCGGCGACCAGATCGAGAAGCTCGAGGGGCTGGTGACGATGCCCTCGGCCTATGTCCATGAGGATTTGCGGTTCCACGACATCATCATGCGCATGTCGGGCGATCGCTTGAGCAAGGCGATCATCGACGGCATCCAGTCGGAAGCGCTTCGCACCCATGGCTATTCGGGCAAGCTCAGCGTCGAGCATGTCCGCGAGACCCACGCCGCGCACCGCAAGGTCTATGAGGCGATCGCCGCGCGCGACCCGGACCGCGCGTCGAAGGCGATGCACGATCATATCGCCGGGTCGTGGGCGAAGCGGCGCGCGCAGCCGCGGGGTTAA
- a CDS encoding L-rhamnose mutarotase, producing MPLIRRCFAVDLHDDPELIAAYRRWHAPGGPPAAINAAIRADGVESLEIWLVGDRMFMIMDLDSDRAPSPELKLARDAANPDVVAWEKLMGSFQKSLPFAPDRKWVEMEQIYSLSDQP from the coding sequence ATGCCGCTTATCCGCCGCTGCTTCGCCGTCGACCTGCACGACGATCCCGAGCTGATCGCCGCCTATCGCCGCTGGCACGCGCCGGGCGGGCCACCCGCTGCGATCAACGCAGCGATCCGCGCCGATGGGGTCGAATCGCTTGAGATCTGGCTGGTCGGTGATCGCATGTTCATGATCATGGACTTGGATTCCGACCGCGCCCCCAGCCCGGAGCTCAAGCTTGCCCGCGACGCCGCCAATCCCGACGTCGTCGCCTGGGAGAAGCTCATGGGGAGCTTCCAGAAATCGCTTCCCTTCGCGCCGGACCGCAAATGGGTCGAGATGGAGCAGATCTATTCGCTGAGCGATCAACCCTAA
- a CDS encoding aldose 1-epimerase family protein: MVPRLYGETINRRGLAARSGSLSQFAGVRLSTLGDGVERGVRQLEFRTGSGLRFTVLVDRAMDIAECEHNGRAVGWHSPSGFRHPGLHDYEGEGGLGWFRSMSGLLITCGLDHVLFMHDDPAGHYFYGPREKVSSSLHGRIGTIPARLTGYGESWNGDDCVLWAEGIVQQSTVFGEDLHLVRRIEADVGGDEIRLIDRVVNHGFYRTPHMYCYHINVSHPVVAEGSRYVAPIKDVIWAAHQDKYREQDTGYRTFPAPIVNFHEQVWQHDMAADAAGKVNVAVVNEALGFGFEVETRKDQFPAMYEWQNLHAGHYAVGIEPSTNHVLGKDFARERGELIWLEHGEARGYDSVFRILPDAGTVADAVKRIEGVALQPADEYPEPSGNFPPIGGAR; this comes from the coding sequence ATGGTGCCGAGGCTCTATGGCGAGACCATTAACCGGCGCGGCCTGGCGGCGCGATCGGGTTCGCTCTCGCAATTCGCCGGCGTGCGGCTGTCGACGCTGGGCGACGGGGTCGAGCGCGGGGTGCGGCAACTGGAGTTCCGCACCGGCAGTGGCCTGCGCTTCACCGTCCTCGTCGATCGCGCGATGGACATCGCCGAATGCGAGCATAACGGCCGCGCGGTAGGTTGGCACTCGCCCTCGGGCTTCCGCCATCCCGGGCTGCACGATTACGAAGGCGAGGGCGGGCTCGGCTGGTTCCGCTCGATGTCGGGGCTGCTGATCACCTGCGGGCTCGATCACGTCCTCTTCATGCACGACGATCCGGCGGGGCATTATTTCTACGGACCGCGCGAGAAGGTTTCTTCGTCGCTGCACGGCCGCATCGGCACCATCCCCGCGCGGCTGACCGGCTATGGCGAGAGTTGGAACGGCGACGACTGCGTGCTGTGGGCGGAAGGGATCGTCCAGCAATCGACCGTGTTCGGCGAGGACCTGCACCTCGTTCGCCGGATCGAGGCGGATGTCGGCGGCGATGAGATCCGGCTGATCGACCGGGTGGTCAATCACGGCTTCTACCGCACGCCGCACATGTACTGCTACCATATCAACGTCAGCCATCCGGTGGTGGCGGAAGGCTCGCGCTACGTCGCGCCGATCAAGGACGTGATCTGGGCGGCGCACCAGGACAAGTATCGCGAGCAGGATACCGGCTACCGCACCTTCCCCGCGCCGATCGTCAATTTCCACGAGCAGGTGTGGCAGCACGACATGGCCGCCGATGCTGCGGGCAAGGTCAATGTCGCGGTGGTCAATGAAGCGCTCGGCTTCGGCTTCGAGGTCGAGACGCGCAAGGACCAGTTCCCCGCGATGTACGAGTGGCAGAACCTCCATGCCGGCCATTATGCCGTCGGGATCGAGCCCTCGACCAACCACGTCCTGGGCAAGGATTTCGCGCGCGAGCGCGGCGAGCTGATCTGGCTCGAGCATGGCGAGGCGCGGGGCTACGACAGCGTCTTCCGCATCCTTCCCGATGCCGGTACCGTCGCCGACGCGGTCAAGCGGATCGAGGGCGTCGCACTTCAGCCGGCGGACGAATATCCCGAGCCCTCGGGCAATTTCCCGCCGATCGGGGGCGCCAGGTGA
- a CDS encoding SDR family NAD(P)-dependent oxidoreductase → MKGRTVLYTGAAGGLGLETTLLMLDRGATVVAIDNDLAKVESLKAAAEGKGPGTLVVSTADLSDLAGFRDTLDQLARHIGGFDVVINNAAIYPSKPFEDYSIEEHQAVQRVNVDAGIVAVQAALPGMRERGFGRIINISSITLSGGWANLSPYVASKMALVGLTRAWAREFGQYGVTVNAIAPGAFPTDAEKIHPDPDGYNRMVLDAQSIKRRGTAQDIANAIAFFASDESGFVTGQTLHVNGGWTMN, encoded by the coding sequence GTGAAGGGCCGCACCGTCCTTTACACCGGCGCTGCGGGTGGTTTGGGCCTCGAAACCACCCTGTTGATGCTCGATCGGGGCGCGACCGTGGTGGCGATCGACAACGATCTCGCCAAGGTCGAGAGCCTCAAGGCGGCCGCCGAAGGCAAGGGGCCGGGCACGCTGGTGGTCTCGACCGCCGACCTTTCCGACCTTGCCGGATTCCGCGACACGCTCGACCAGTTGGCGCGGCATATCGGCGGGTTCGATGTGGTGATCAACAACGCCGCGATCTATCCGTCGAAGCCGTTCGAGGACTATTCGATCGAGGAGCATCAGGCGGTCCAGCGCGTCAATGTCGATGCCGGGATCGTCGCGGTGCAGGCGGCGCTGCCGGGAATGCGCGAGCGCGGCTTCGGCCGGATCATCAACATCTCCAGCATCACGCTCTCGGGCGGCTGGGCGAACCTCTCGCCCTATGTCGCGTCGAAGATGGCGCTCGTCGGGCTGACCCGCGCCTGGGCGCGCGAGTTCGGGCAATATGGCGTCACCGTCAACGCGATCGCCCCGGGCGCCTTCCCAACCGACGCCGAGAAGATCCACCCCGATCCCGACGGCTATAACCGCATGGTGCTCGACGCCCAGTCGATCAAGCGCCGCGGCACCGCGCAAGACATCGCCAACGCCATCGCCTTCTTCGCGAGCGACGAGTCCGGTTTCGTCACCGGCCAGACGCTGCACGTGAATGGCGGCTGGACCATGAATTGA
- a CDS encoding CaiB/BaiF CoA-transferase family protein: MTNILSGIRVLDCSIAMAGPFAAQRMGDMGADVVKVEPTSGEWQRHASAGGANGNKINVSFLSLNRNKRSLAVDLKAPEGKALLLELVKDADVFLQNYRPGVAERLGVDYATLSAINPRLIYVSMSGYGEDGPYRNFPGQDLLLQGMSGAMMSTGAEGAPPSAAGQYLVDAVTAYSAFEGALAALFHRERTGEGQLVQVNMLDAITTIQMQELSVFTVGNKPQARSAEPHAHSYIRAPYGVFATKDGYVTVAMASLRKLGELFGDSFFDGLDDERDSWALRDQIFAKVKEHLPARTSAEWLEEMRARDIWAGPVYGYADLVEDAQIRHNGTFVEYDHPTEGRVKAPGFPIRFSKTPSVVERGAPLVGEHSRELLREAGLDDAAIEALIESGVVRQHA, encoded by the coding sequence GTGACCAATATCCTGAGCGGCATCCGCGTGCTCGACTGCTCGATCGCGATGGCAGGACCCTTTGCGGCGCAGCGCATGGGCGACATGGGCGCCGACGTGGTGAAGGTCGAGCCGACCAGCGGCGAGTGGCAGCGTCACGCCAGCGCGGGCGGCGCCAACGGCAACAAGATCAACGTCTCGTTCCTGTCGCTCAACCGCAACAAGCGCAGCCTCGCGGTCGATCTCAAGGCGCCCGAGGGCAAGGCGCTGCTGCTCGAGCTGGTCAAGGACGCCGACGTGTTCCTGCAGAACTACCGCCCTGGCGTCGCGGAACGGCTGGGGGTGGACTATGCCACGCTCAGCGCGATCAACCCGCGCCTGATCTATGTCTCGATGTCGGGCTATGGCGAGGACGGGCCGTACCGCAATTTCCCCGGGCAGGACCTGCTGCTCCAGGGCATGTCGGGCGCGATGATGTCGACCGGGGCGGAGGGCGCGCCGCCGTCGGCCGCGGGGCAATATCTGGTCGATGCGGTCACCGCCTATTCGGCGTTCGAGGGCGCGCTCGCCGCGCTGTTTCACCGCGAGCGCACCGGCGAGGGCCAGCTGGTGCAGGTCAACATGCTCGACGCGATCACCACGATCCAGATGCAGGAGCTGTCGGTGTTCACCGTCGGCAACAAGCCGCAGGCGCGTTCCGCCGAACCGCATGCGCACAGCTATATCCGCGCGCCCTATGGCGTGTTCGCGACCAAGGACGGGTACGTCACCGTCGCGATGGCCTCACTCAGGAAGCTCGGCGAGCTGTTCGGCGATTCCTTCTTCGACGGGCTCGACGACGAGCGCGACAGTTGGGCGCTGCGCGACCAGATCTTCGCCAAGGTGAAGGAACACCTCCCCGCGCGCACCAGCGCCGAATGGCTCGAGGAGATGCGCGCACGCGATATCTGGGCGGGGCCGGTCTATGGCTATGCCGACCTGGTCGAGGACGCGCAGATCAGGCACAACGGCACCTTCGTCGAATATGACCACCCGACCGAGGGCCGGGTGAAGGCGCCGGGCTTCCCGATCCGCTTCTCCAAGACGCCCTCGGTGGTGGAGCGCGGCGCGCCCTTGGTCGGCGAGCATAGCCGCGAGCTGCTGCGCGAGGCAGGGCTGGACGATGCCGCGATCGAGGCGCTGATCGAATCGGGCGTGGTGCGCCAGCACGCATGA
- a CDS encoding carbohydrate ABC transporter substrate-binding protein, which produces MSGPEYRGLTWDHPRGHNALAAAAAQAGGLSLTWDKHPLEGFESHPIGDLCARYDLVVLDHPHVGEAVAADCLVPIEDLFGADEIAGWRNAVAGPSLASYHYAGRHWALPLDAATQVMAYRREAIALPPLEWAQLPAFAEDHAVALSLAGPHAILSFQSICGALGFEAVAPRDAFMDRAIAREAYALMAALTGELTRRAQALNPIAMLGAIERGEGIDLCPLIYGYVNYATRGVGFANAPAGPGGRIGSTLGGTGIGVSKRCQVTPALLGHLRWLMSEPVQCGFIPQQDGQPALRPAWQDDAVNIATGGFFAATLATVEAALLRPRHDGAIAFQTAASTRLRAALLDGAAADPVLDDLEILYRMHHPAGAET; this is translated from the coding sequence ATGAGCGGGCCCGAATATCGCGGCCTGACCTGGGATCATCCGCGCGGCCACAATGCGCTGGCAGCCGCGGCGGCGCAGGCCGGGGGACTGTCGCTCACTTGGGACAAGCACCCGCTCGAAGGGTTCGAATCGCACCCGATCGGCGACCTTTGCGCGCGCTACGATCTGGTCGTGCTCGATCATCCGCATGTCGGCGAGGCGGTCGCGGCGGACTGCCTCGTGCCGATCGAGGATCTGTTCGGCGCGGATGAGATCGCAGGCTGGCGCAATGCGGTCGCGGGCCCGTCGCTCGCCAGTTATCATTATGCCGGCAGGCACTGGGCGCTTCCCCTCGATGCGGCGACGCAGGTGATGGCTTATCGCCGCGAAGCGATCGCCTTGCCCCCGCTCGAATGGGCGCAGCTTCCTGCCTTTGCCGAGGACCACGCCGTCGCCCTGTCGCTCGCCGGGCCGCATGCGATCCTCAGCTTCCAGTCGATCTGCGGCGCATTGGGCTTCGAAGCCGTCGCGCCGCGCGACGCCTTCATGGACCGCGCCATTGCCCGCGAAGCTTATGCCCTGATGGCCGCGCTGACCGGCGAGTTGACGCGGCGTGCGCAGGCGCTCAACCCGATCGCGATGCTCGGCGCGATCGAGCGTGGTGAGGGGATCGACCTCTGCCCGCTGATCTATGGCTATGTGAATTATGCGACCCGCGGTGTGGGCTTTGCCAATGCACCGGCAGGGCCGGGCGGGCGGATCGGATCGACGCTCGGCGGTACCGGGATCGGCGTGTCGAAGCGGTGTCAGGTTACACCCGCGCTGCTCGGTCATCTGCGCTGGCTGATGTCGGAGCCGGTCCAGTGCGGCTTCATCCCGCAGCAGGACGGCCAGCCCGCGCTCCGCCCGGCGTGGCAGGACGATGCGGTCAATATCGCCACCGGCGGGTTCTTCGCCGCGACCCTCGCCACGGTCGAAGCGGCGCTTCTGCGTCCGCGCCATGACGGGGCGATCGCCTTCCAGACCGCGGCATCCACGCGATTGCGTGCCGCGCTCCTCGACGGCGCCGCCGCCGATCCCGTGCTAGACGATCTCGAAATCTTGTACCGCATGCATCACCCGGCCGGAGCCGAGACATGA
- a CDS encoding enoyl-CoA hydratase/isomerase family protein, whose product MTDDLLFTVADHVATITLNRPAKLNALTPEMAAALIAAVAECNSSDAVRCVVITGAGEKAFSAGSDITTLDGYATPWDFRNRDDYCDALRACRKPVVAAVNGYALGGGLETAMAADIRIASTNAKFAAPEIKLGWIGGGGMAAGLTYSMGASNAALMLLTGDMIDAEKALAWGLVSEVVAPDALLVRAQEIAATIASRAPIAAETAKLNLRAAHTMPWDKAIEYERDLQAICFATEDAREGRTAFAEKRAPVFRRR is encoded by the coding sequence ATGACCGACGATCTGCTGTTCACCGTGGCCGACCATGTCGCCACCATCACCCTCAACCGCCCGGCCAAGCTCAATGCGCTGACGCCCGAGATGGCCGCCGCACTGATCGCCGCGGTTGCCGAGTGCAACAGCAGCGACGCCGTGCGCTGCGTCGTTATCACCGGCGCGGGGGAGAAGGCCTTCTCCGCGGGCTCCGACATTACCACGCTCGACGGCTATGCGACCCCCTGGGACTTCCGCAACCGCGACGATTATTGCGACGCGCTACGCGCCTGCCGCAAGCCGGTGGTCGCCGCGGTCAACGGCTATGCGCTGGGCGGGGGGCTCGAGACGGCGATGGCGGCGGACATTCGTATTGCTTCGACCAATGCGAAGTTCGCCGCGCCCGAGATCAAGCTCGGCTGGATCGGCGGCGGCGGGATGGCGGCGGGGCTCACTTACTCGATGGGCGCGTCCAACGCCGCGCTGATGCTGCTCACCGGCGACATGATCGATGCCGAGAAGGCGCTGGCCTGGGGCCTGGTGAGCGAGGTCGTCGCGCCCGACGCGCTGCTCGTTCGGGCGCAGGAAATCGCCGCGACGATCGCCTCGCGCGCCCCGATCGCGGCGGAGACCGCCAAGCTCAACCTGCGCGCGGCGCATACCATGCCGTGGGACAAGGCGATCGAATATGAGCGCGACCTGCAGGCGATCTGCTTTGCGACCGAGGATGCCAGGGAAGGCCGCACCGCCTTTGCCGAGAAGCGTGCGCCCGTCTTCCGCCGCCGCTAG
- a CDS encoding D-glycerate dehydrogenase: MTKPKILLTRRWPEAVEARLAASYEVTLNESDVPMDAAALAQAMREHDALCPTVTDKIGRDVILAEGRRARIIGNYGAGFEHIDLDAAHEGGIVVTNTPDVLTDATADIAMMLILMATRRAGEGERELRAGAWTGWRPTHLLGRSLRGKVLGLVGYGRIARAVAERAKAFGMQIIVHSRSRAEDVPEEAYHASLDSLLRIADVVSLHAPGGVATRHMIDAAALATMKRDAVLVNTGRGTLIDEATLAAALREGTIAAAGLDVYEREPAVETALVDLPNAVLLPHLGSATLETREAMGMKVADNLDAFFAGQEPLDRVA; encoded by the coding sequence ATGACCAAGCCGAAGATCCTGCTCACCCGCCGCTGGCCCGAAGCGGTCGAGGCGCGGCTGGCTGCCAGCTACGAGGTGACGCTGAACGAGTCCGACGTGCCGATGGACGCCGCGGCGCTGGCGCAGGCGATGCGCGAGCATGACGCGCTCTGCCCGACCGTAACCGACAAGATCGGCCGCGACGTGATCCTCGCCGAGGGCCGCCGAGCGCGGATCATCGGCAACTACGGCGCGGGGTTCGAGCATATCGATCTCGATGCGGCGCATGAGGGGGGGATCGTGGTGACCAACACGCCCGACGTGTTGACCGACGCCACCGCCGACATCGCGATGATGCTGATCCTGATGGCGACTCGCCGCGCGGGCGAGGGCGAGCGCGAGCTGCGCGCCGGCGCGTGGACCGGCTGGCGGCCGACCCACCTGCTCGGCCGATCGCTGCGCGGCAAGGTGCTGGGGCTGGTCGGCTATGGCCGCATCGCGCGCGCCGTGGCCGAACGGGCAAAGGCGTTCGGGATGCAGATCATCGTCCACAGTCGCAGTCGCGCCGAGGATGTGCCTGAGGAGGCCTATCACGCCTCACTCGACAGCCTGCTGCGTATCGCCGACGTGGTCTCCCTGCATGCGCCTGGAGGTGTGGCGACACGCCACATGATCGACGCGGCCGCGCTCGCCACGATGAAGCGCGATGCAGTGCTGGTGAACACCGGGCGCGGCACGTTGATCGACGAGGCGACGCTGGCCGCGGCGCTCCGCGAGGGCACGATCGCCGCCGCCGGGCTCGACGTGTACGAACGCGAGCCCGCGGTCGAGACGGCGCTGGTCGACCTCCCCAATGCGGTGCTGCTCCCGCATCTCGGCTCGGCCACACTGGAAACGCGCGAGGCGATGGGGATGAAGGTCGCCGACAATCTCGACGCCTTCTTCGCCGGGCAGGAGCCGCTTGACCGCGTCGCTTGA
- a CDS encoding kinase, which produces MTASLEIVAQAASVWLEASPRPLILGICGSQGSGKSTLARGLVERLGVRAAILSLDDLYLSRALRADLAREVHPLLATRGVPLTHDVALGCAILDEVKAGRPVRLPRFDKASDEPLPETQWQPVDAPLDLLIFEGWCVGAAAQHASERVEPINDLEREHDADGRWRRAVNAALAGPYQALFARIDRLVLLAAPGFEVVRDWRAQQEAELRATLAAVGRDPALAMTDAQVARFIQHYERITRAILDEMPGRADLTLRLDPGREVIGKT; this is translated from the coding sequence TTGACCGCGTCGCTTGAGATCGTCGCGCAGGCGGCCAGTGTCTGGCTCGAGGCCAGCCCGCGCCCGCTGATCCTCGGCATCTGCGGCTCGCAGGGCAGCGGCAAGTCGACCCTGGCGCGGGGCTTGGTCGAGCGGCTGGGGGTTCGCGCCGCGATACTCTCGCTCGACGATCTGTATCTGAGCAGGGCGCTGCGGGCGGACCTGGCGCGCGAGGTTCATCCGTTGCTCGCCACGCGCGGCGTGCCGCTGACGCACGATGTGGCGCTGGGCTGCGCGATCCTCGACGAGGTGAAGGCGGGGCGCCCGGTGCGCCTCCCGCGGTTCGACAAGGCAAGCGACGAGCCACTGCCGGAAACGCAATGGCAGCCGGTGGACGCGCCGCTCGACCTGCTGATCTTCGAGGGCTGGTGCGTGGGTGCGGCGGCGCAGCATGCGAGTGAACGGGTCGAGCCGATCAACGATCTGGAACGCGAGCACGACGCCGACGGACGCTGGCGGCGGGCGGTGAACGCGGCGCTGGCCGGACCCTATCAGGCGTTGTTCGCGCGGATCGACCGGCTGGTGCTGCTCGCGGCGCCGGGGTTCGAGGTGGTGCGCGACTGGCGCGCCCAGCAGGAAGCCGAGTTGCGCGCAACGCTCGCGGCCGTGGGGCGCGATCCGGCACTGGCGATGACGGACGCGCAGGTCGCGCGCTTCATTCAGCACTATGAGCGCATCACCCGCGCGATCCTCGACGAGATGCCGGGACGCGCCGATCTCACCCTCCGGCTCGACCCCGGACGCGAGGTGATCGGCAAAACCTGA
- a CDS encoding glycoside hydrolase family 28 protein, which translates to MLEARAEFSRRTALLGAGAALAASAVPVRATGSLSGFHDVRDYGAKGDGKAIDSPAFNRAIEAASARGGGTIVVPPGRYLCFSIRLKSHITLVLMPGSVIEAASPDKHKGQYDLPEGVYEEQFVDYGLAHFHNSLIYGDGVSDIAIIGHGLIHGLGLDREGPPQGWHGIPGWKSPKERGLSPDAARRANPEEMKYEGRGNKAIGLTRCRNVLLKDFSILQGGHFACYVLGCTNVRIDGLTVDTDRDGIDLDCCRDARVTNCLVNAPKDDAIVLKSSYALQEPRFCEDVQIIGCKTSGYLLGTVLDGTYQKSPYLAPDKVGVLGRIKLGTDSIAGFRNILVADCVCENSRGLQLGAIDGGVLEDVTFRDINLVNPVNHPIFLRLSARNRAPKGAGVAKVRRVRFTDIQVSGARMEYPCGVVGIEDGIIEDVSFRGVHVTAAGGGTVEDANRQVPERRNSSLEPSFMGTLPAHGLYARHVRNLAVTDCSFDVATPDVRPAVVLENVNGAVIDGLISPKPRETGVRATSGSANIVIESIQTFATGAGA; encoded by the coding sequence TTGCTCGAGGCACGGGCGGAATTCAGCCGCAGGACGGCATTGCTGGGGGCAGGAGCGGCGCTGGCCGCGAGCGCGGTGCCGGTGCGCGCCACCGGATCGCTCAGTGGCTTCCACGATGTCCGCGACTATGGCGCCAAGGGCGACGGCAAGGCGATCGATTCGCCCGCCTTCAACCGCGCGATCGAGGCCGCGAGTGCCAGGGGCGGCGGCACGATCGTGGTGCCGCCGGGCCGCTATCTCTGCTTCTCGATCCGCTTGAAGAGTCACATCACGCTGGTGCTGATGCCGGGGTCGGTGATCGAGGCGGCGAGTCCGGACAAGCACAAGGGCCAGTACGATCTGCCCGAGGGCGTATATGAGGAGCAGTTCGTCGATTACGGCCTCGCGCATTTCCACAACAGCCTGATCTATGGCGACGGGGTCAGCGACATCGCGATCATCGGCCACGGCCTGATCCACGGCCTCGGCCTCGACCGCGAGGGGCCTCCACAGGGCTGGCACGGTATCCCCGGGTGGAAGTCGCCCAAGGAACGAGGGCTCAGCCCCGACGCCGCCCGCCGCGCCAACCCGGAAGAGATGAAATACGAAGGTCGCGGCAACAAGGCGATCGGCTTGACGCGCTGCCGCAACGTGCTGCTCAAGGACTTCTCGATCCTGCAGGGCGGGCATTTCGCCTGCTACGTGCTCGGCTGCACCAATGTCCGGATCGACGGGCTGACGGTGGACACCGACCGCGACGGCATCGACCTCGACTGCTGCCGCGATGCGCGCGTCACCAACTGCCTGGTCAACGCGCCCAAGGACGATGCGATCGTGCTCAAGAGCAGCTACGCGCTGCAGGAGCCGCGCTTCTGCGAGGACGTGCAGATCATCGGCTGCAAGACCAGCGGCTATCTGCTCGGCACGGTGCTCGACGGCACGTACCAGAAATCGCCCTATCTCGCCCCAGATAAAGTGGGTGTGCTCGGGCGGATCAAGCTCGGCACCGACTCCATCGCGGGCTTCCGCAACATCCTCGTCGCCGACTGCGTGTGCGAGAACAGCCGCGGGCTTCAACTCGGCGCGATCGACGGCGGCGTGCTGGAGGACGTGACCTTCCGCGACATCAACCTCGTCAATCCGGTCAACCACCCGATCTTCCTGCGCCTCTCCGCACGCAATCGCGCACCGAAAGGGGCGGGCGTCGCCAAGGTGCGGCGGGTGCGCTTCACCGACATCCAGGTCTCGGGCGCGCGAATGGAATATCCGTGCGGCGTGGTCGGGATCGAGGACGGGATCATCGAGGATGTCAGCTTCCGCGGCGTCCATGTCACCGCGGCGGGAGGCGGAACGGTGGAGGATGCGAACCGCCAGGTGCCCGAGCGGCGCAACTCCAGCCTCGAGCCGAGCTTCATGGGCACGCTGCCCGCGCATGGCCTCTACGCGCGGCACGTGCGCAATCTCGCCGTCACCGATTGCAGCTTCGATGTCGCGACTCCAGATGTGCGGCCGGCGGTAGTGCTGGAGAATGTGAACGGCGCGGTGATCGACGGGCTGATCTCGCCCAAGCCACGCGAAACCGGCGTGCGTGCGACCTCGGGTAGCGCTAACATCGTTATCGAATCGATTCAGACGTTCGCCACGGGAGCAGGGGCATGA